ATCGATGACCCGGATGTGCGCTACTCCTTGCGCCACGGCAACCCTTCCACCCCAACGCGGCGTCAGCTTGCCCGGACCCTACGGAAAGTGCTGGGCCTCGACGTGGACGCGGGCCCCGTGCAACGGCTCGTGGAGGCGGATCTCAGGCTCGGGCCCGTCGCGCTGGCCCTACGCGGCATGCGGCCTCCGAGGTTTGCCGAATGGTTCGAGACGTTCGTCAACGTGGTACCGTTCCAGCAGCTGAGCCTGGAGGCAGGTCTGGCCATCGTGCGCCGACTCGTCGAGCGCTTTGGCGAGCAGCTCGAACAGAGCGGTCGCCGCTTCCATGCGCCTCCTACGGCTCGCGCTGTCGCCGAGGCGCGCCTCGACGCGCTGCGGAAGTGCGGCCTGAGCCTCAAGAAGGCCGAGTCGCTTCGCTACCTGGCTCGAGCGATCGAGTCGGGCGAGCTGGCCGAAGACAAGATCTCCGGCTTGAGCACGCACGAGGCACTCAGAGCGCTCGTCGAGCTGCCGGGCATGGGTCCCTGGAGCGCCAGCCTGGTACTGTTGCGCGGCCTCGGTCGCCTCGACGTGTTTCCCCCGGGCGACGTCGGCGCCGGGCGCGGGCTCGGCGCGCTGATGCACCTTCGGCCGGGGGCATCGCTCACCCGTCGCGTCGAGCGCTTCGGCGCCTACCGAGGCTACCTGTACTTCTACGCCCTGGGCGGCAGCCTCCTGAGGAAAGATCTCATTCACGCCGCATCTTCATCGTGAAGATGGCCGAATCAGCTCGAGCGACACTTCGGCGGCGATCACCGCCCTCAGCGCCTGCCGCTGGCGCCCACTCAGGCCGTCGTGCATGGCGGTCTCGATACTCGTCCAAGCTTCAGCCCGGCGCCGAGCGACATGGGCGAGCAAATCAGACCGGATGCGCCGGATCTATACGCAGTCTTAACGCCAGTTCTTTCGTTTCCCTAACGCAGATGACCCTCCTCCTGATGACGCCTTCATTCGTTTGACTGGTAGCGTGCCTCCCGACGGATCGCA
The nucleotide sequence above comes from Candidatus Methylomirabilota bacterium. Encoded proteins:
- a CDS encoding AlkA N-terminal domain-containing protein, yielding MTHPGTEAGGRLSTRAPFHLEATVRVLQRRPTNLVEIWEEGRYLRVLRTSEDLALVEVENRGTIDDPDVRYSLRHGNPSTPTRRQLARTLRKVLGLDVDAGPVQRLVEADLRLGPVALALRGMRPPRFAEWFETFVNVVPFQQLSLEAGLAIVRRLVERFGEQLEQSGRRFHAPPTARAVAEARLDALRKCGLSLKKAESLRYLARAIESGELAEDKISGLSTHEALRALVELPGMGPWSASLVLLRGLGRLDVFPPGDVGAGRGLGALMHLRPGASLTRRVERFGAYRGYLYFYALGGSLLRKDLIHAASSS